Below is a genomic region from Virgibacillus dokdonensis.
CACATACTTTCATGCCTGTGAAATTGAAACATCTTACATGCTTTACTTAGCACCAGAATATGTGGATATGGAAAAAGCGATAAAAGATATTCCCCATATACCTGAAGATGCGGATGTCACGCCAACTCCTTGGGAAGCATTTACAAAATCAGCTGTATTAGGAGATGCGACATTGGCAACAAAAGAAAAAGGTAAATATATTATCGACATTGCGATTCGCAATATAGTTGACATGTTAAGGAATAACGGTCAGAAATGACGATCAGCTTTATTTTTTGCACTTTTTAGAAATTGATGGAAGGATTTACATGTTTAAAAGAGGAGGTAGTTGCTTTGATTCAAGCATATTTTGAAAAAATTCACGAATTACTGACTACTGTAGAACAGAAGGAAGCAGAAACAATGGAAAAAGCAGCAAAAAAAGTAGCTCAAACGATTCAAGCTGAAGGGGTCATTCATTTGTTTGGTTGTGGCCATTCACATATTTTAACAGAAGAAGTGTATTATCGTGCTGGTGGACTTGTGCCCATCCATCCTATTCTTCATGAACCTTTAATGCTCCATGAGGGAGCTGTGCGTTCTTCCTCTTTAGAAAGAGAGAACGATTATGCGAAAAACTTTATTTCTGATCAAGGAATTACAGCAGGAGATGTCGTATTTGTCATTTCTACTTCAGGAAGAAATCCAGTACCCGTAGATGTGGCTAACTATGCAAAACAGCAAGGTGCTTACGTAATAGGCATTACTTCCATTGCTTATTCATCTAGTCAAGCCTCACGTCACATTAGCGGGAAACATCTTTATGATGTCGTTGATATCATCATCGATAATCACGCACCTGCTGGCGATGCACTACTATCTCATGAAAAAGTAACTGTACCTTTTGCACCAAGTTCAACCGTTATTGGAGCAACGATACTGAATGCTGTATTAGCTAAAGCGATTGAAACGATGGCAGAGCAAGGATTTGAACCGCCTGTATTTTTAAGCGGCAATATAGAGGGTTCTGATGAACATAATCAACGATTAGTTGAAAAATATAGAGAACGAGTAAAATTATAGCTGTTTTTTGATGAAAACGATACAAAAGACCAAGTAGGTAAGGTCTTCATCGCCTTACATTGTATCTTTCATTTTCCGAGCAATCTCATTCATGTTCCGTCTCTATTTGATGATGGCGCTGAATAGAAAAGCAAAAGGTGATCCAATCTTATTCTAACAATCATTCAATAAGCTTTATTCAAGCTTATCGAATGGTTGTGTACAATAAAACACTATCATGACTTGCATTGAGCGAGCTGCTGAAAACCTTCATCTTAAATTTGTATTACCTTCCTTTGTAGCCTCTACGATTTATTTCCTGTACACTATGTACGGTTATATAAGCATCTCCATCTATTTTTTCAATAATGCGCTTCAAGTGAACAATTTCCTGTTTATTTATGACGATGTAAAGAATTTCTTTGTTCTGCTTTGTATAACCACCTTTACCTTCTAAAACAGTAATTCCACGAGACATATTATTCGTTACTTGTTCGAGAACTTCTTCAGGGTATTTTGAAATAATGAGTACGGCAGTGCGTTCATTTGCACCTTCTACGATAATATCAATTGCTTTGGCACCAACGTAAACGGAGATTAACGTATACATGGCTTTTTCTTGACCAATGACAAACGCAGAAACCCCGATTACAGCAATATCTGTAAGGAGCATGCCCTTTCCAAAGCTCCAGCCGATAAATTGATGAAGCAAACGAACGATAATAGCCGTTCCACCTGATGTACCTCCAGTTTTAAAAATGAGACCTAACCCAATTCCAACAGTTAAGCCAGCAAATAAAGCGGCTAACAATGTATCACCGTTTCCAGCTTTACCGATGTTTTCTGTTACATGCAAAAATAAGGACGAAAAGACGATAGATATAATAGTATATATCATGACCCGTTTACTAAAATATCGATAACCGATAGCTAGTAAAGCAGCA
It encodes:
- a CDS encoding SIS domain-containing protein, producing the protein MIQAYFEKIHELLTTVEQKEAETMEKAAKKVAQTIQAEGVIHLFGCGHSHILTEEVYYRAGGLVPIHPILHEPLMLHEGAVRSSSLERENDYAKNFISDQGITAGDVVFVISTSGRNPVPVDVANYAKQQGAYVIGITSIAYSSSQASRHISGKHLYDVVDIIIDNHAPAGDALLSHEKVTVPFAPSSTVIGATILNAVLAKAIETMAEQGFEPPVFLSGNIEGSDEHNQRLVEKYRERVKL
- a CDS encoding YitT family protein — its product is MGKWIKESSLIIIGSFIFAFGVNYFAIPNNLSEEGIIGISIVTYYIFGWSTGIVNFAINAALLAIGYRYFSKRVMIYTIISIVFSSLFLHVTENIGKAGNGDTLLAALFAGLTVGIGLGLIFKTGGTSGGTAIIVRLLHQFIGWSFGKGMLLTDIAVIGVSAFVIGQEKAMYTLISVYVGAKAIDIIVEGANERTAVLIISKYPEEVLEQVTNNMSRGITVLEGKGGYTKQNKEILYIVINKQEIVHLKRIIEKIDGDAYITVHSVQEINRRGYKGR